The following proteins are encoded in a genomic region of Oncorhynchus keta strain PuntledgeMale-10-30-2019 chromosome 35, Oket_V2, whole genome shotgun sequence:
- the LOC118368213 gene encoding creatine kinase, testis isozyme-like, whose product MPFGNTHNALKMKYASSEEYPDLSQHNNHMAKILTPAIYERLRSKQTPSGFTLDDVIQTGIDNPGHPFIMTVGCVAGDEETYEVFKELLDPIIEDRHGGYKPTDKHKTDLNPNNLKGGDDLDPNYVLSSRVRTGRSIRGFCLPPHCSRGERRGVEKMSVEALDSLSGDLKGKYYALKNMTDAEQQQLIDDHFLFDKPVSPLLLASGMARDWPDGRGIWHNDTKTFLVWVNEEDHLRVISMQKGGNMKEVFNRFCTGLTKIETLFKDKGTSFMWNEHLGYVLTCPSNLGTGLRAGVHVKIPNMSKHAKFEEVLKRLRLQKRGTGGVDTAAVGGTFDISNADRLGFSEVELVQMVVDGVKLLVEMEKKLEKGQSIDNIMPAQK is encoded by the exons ATGCCGTTCGGAAACACCCACAACGCGCTAAAGATGAAGTACGCTTCTAGTGAGGAGTACCCAGATCTCAGCCAGCACAATAATCATATGGCCAAGATCTTGACTCCTGCCATCTACGAGCGTCTGAGGAGCAAACAAACGCCCAGTGGTTTTACATTGGATGATGTCATTCAAACCGGGATTGATAACCCAG GCCATCCCTTCATCATGACTGTGGGATGTGTGGCTGGAGATGAGGAGACATACGAGGTCTTCAAGGAGCTGCTGGATCCCATCATTGAGGACAGACATGGAGGATACAAGCCTACAGACAAGCACAAGACCGACCTCAACCCAAACAACCTGAAG GGTGGAGATGACCTGGACCCCAACTACGTCCTTAGCTCCCGTGTCCGAACAGGAAGGAGCATCCGGGGGTTCTGTCTGCCCCCACACTGCAGCCGTGGAGAGCGAAGGGGCGTTGAGAAAATGTCTGTTGAAG CTCTGGACTCCCTGTCCGGTGACCTGAAGGGGAAGTACTACGCCCTGAAAAACATGACAGATGCCGAGCAGCAGCAGCTGATTGATGACCACTTCCTGTTTGATAAGCCAGTGTCTCCTCTGCTGCTGGCCTCTGGCATGGCCCGGGACTGGCCCGATGGCAGGGGGATCTG GCACAATGATACCAAGACCTTCCTGGTTTGGGTCAACGAGGAGGACCACCTGCGTGTCATCTCCATGCAGAAGGGTGGCAACATGAAGGAGGTGTTCAACCGTTTCTGTACTGGCCTCACAAAG ATTGAAACCCTGTTCAAAGATAAGGGCACTTCATTCATGTGGAACGAGCACTTAGGCTACGTGCTCACCTGCCCATCCAACCTGGGAACAGGGCTGCGTGCTGGAGTCCACGTCAAGATCCCCAACATGAGCAAGCACGCCAAATTCGAGGAGGTACTCAAGAGGCTAAGGCTTCAGAAACGTGGAACAG GTGGAGTGGACACCGCAGCTGTGGGTGGCACCTTCGACATCTCCAATGCCGATCGCCTGGGCTTCTCCGAGGTGGAGCTGGTGCAGATGGTTGTGGATGGAGTCAAGCTGCTGGTTGAGATGGAGAAGAAGCTGGAGAAAGGCCAGTCTATCGACAACATCATGCCCGCCCAGAAGTGA